The region aatcagctggatccaTCAGCAaatgctctacagaggtgagtggaacagtagtgatctcCGCTCGCTGAtcgtacaaccgctcggctccgaagaagaaatctgaatgaacagatgcatgattctctccctttataaccgtatgtccggggaagggacgtgcaaattctgtctgccaaattctcattagcCTTTACTCAAGTGCAGAGGTAACCgaagccttcaagaaagtcccctagtgtcacttcattcgacacaaccttgaagtgagcgacagacagggaactacaATTAAGTCATTCAGAGGTTCATTTTctcaaacactgtaaacactttgtttctgtggcactataaaatatCTGTGTTGTTTAGAGCGACCCACTTAGACCTGCCCCAACAACTTTACTCATTTAATGGCGTTAGTTGGGGATGGAACTATCTGATGGTTTGAACAACAGcagatgaggaaagctgttttgaaaacattgtttatttttgcaattcctttcgCTGCTGCTAACatcgcagaaattacatacttcagctttaagacaactgtgaggttatccgaactttaagatgttatttatgatgatttttaataataattttattaagactttattattaatcCTAATAATAAAGATATTTTGGGGGGGAATTCAAAATGTTTCAACTTTTTTTCTTAAGTcagaaattaagaagaaaatggtagttaagaGGAATTTTCATTCTGTGAATCTGGCCCTGTATAACTACTCTAATTgaatcttaaagggttagttcacccaaaatttttaattatcccatattttactcaccctcatgccttcttaggtgtatatgactttcttctttcagccaaactcaatcggagttatataaaaaaatatcctggctcttccaagctttataatgggagcatatggtaccttagattttgaagcccaaaaaagtgtatccatccatccaatacatccatccatccatccatcataaaagtaatccatacgctccagggggttaataaaggtcttctgaagcaaagtgatgcatttttgtaagaaaaatatccatatttataactttataaactaatCACTGGCTACCGGTAACAGCTGTCCGCGTTTTCACGAGAGAGTTCTGGCTTATGACATAGGTGTAGCGtaagctccagtgagaagtgacgaaatcgaaagcgcagaggatagaggaagccaatAAACGCTTATAGCTTTTGAATAGCTGAGtagcttttttgggcttcaaaatctaaggtaccattcattccaattataaaatatataggatatttttttatataactctgattgtgtttggctgaaagaagaaattcatatacaagtaggatggcttgagggtgagtaaatgattttcatttttgggtgaactaacccgttaaaggaatagatcatccaaaaatgaaaattctataatcatttactcatgtcgTTCTAAAGCCCTATGCTTTTTCCCcaccatagaacacaaaaggacaatATTGAAGAATCAAAAACATCAAAAAAGCCCCATAATGGTAGTCCATGGTACTAAATAATCTTCTACAAACTGTTAACTTGAGAATTGAGTCCAGAGTGGGTTCTGATCTGTCTAGTTTGAACGATTTGTTCATAAATCAGACTGATTCAGTTTTTGAGTTCTACTCACTGACTGGCTCTGTTCTTGAGCTCACTGGagtggaagattatcagtgaataattctACCTGGTTTCATAGAAAACTGTTATTATACCTTCATTTATGCACAGTTAATTTTACGTAGCTCATTGTATGTAtcacaattacttttatttcatttcacACCAATCACAAGTACATTgctgtcttatgacatcaaaacactcttactatagcgcatgacttgtaagacgatgctttttatttgcattaaataGCCAACTACATTTGAGCGTTGCATTCAAAGGACAGGGgcatgagtcctgaagagcacgcaggTCGACATGTTAGCCTGTAGTGTTGTAGAACCATCACAATATGATGTGGtttcttcagcaattgcatttttcatcttacatttgctttttatgacactattggttaggtttaagtttacggggagggaggtaggttttgttgatttataactcgatagagcattaaccttaaaaatctcACCTGTTTGGGTGaaaatttaacttgcttttagaatacacattttaaagtaaCTGGTTGTACTAATCCTTTAATATGGGTGCTGTTCTGTCTGTAGATGTGAGTTTCCTCTGAAATAATTCAATTTTGATTGGCTAGTTCTAACCTCCCTTCCTGCCCCCGCAGTTGACAAAGCTTCACCAGTTGGCTATGCAGCATATCCCCTTTACCTCCCTTGGGCAGAGCAACCCCACCTTCCCTGGTACGTACCCAGAGCTCCCCAGGGAAGTCTGTCTCTtcctttgtctgtctctctgcctgtctttctctttttcgatctgtctctctccctctccactTCCACCTCATGCATTCACCACCACACACTCTACTTTCCCACTCTGAAGAAAGTGAGGGTGAAGCCATATTGTGGTAAGGCTACAAATATCACAAAACTGTATGTGTCAGAGAGCAAACATTATGCTGCATATGACATGCTATGATATAACCACTCTGAAGCCAGATTTTGAGCCAAGTGGATTTTATCTAAATGATTTGTATCTTTGATAATAAAATTGCAAAATTATTGTAGGTAAAAAGAGTGTTTGTCTATAACACTGGCACCCCTGCAACCACTAACCACTCCTGATAATTCTAGTTAGTTTGCGCTCAGAGCCAGCTGCTTACAGCTGCTTTGAGCCATCATAAGAATTTCCGAGTGTGTCAGGTCACCTTATCGAGAGCATGACGACGATGCATACGTCACCCCGCTCCTTTTATGTCAACTCATCACTAGGGCAGGTGTTTGCCTTACCCTGCATTAATTTGTTTAACACTTCATCTCCCTTCATGTCACTCCATTCCTCCACAATACCCCTGACCTGTTCTAACCGGCAGCATTTTCCTAAGCAAACCTGAAGCTcactctcacagcagcccacATTCATCATGACACACTGAGTCCACATGCTGCAAGTGCCTGCCCATAATTATTACCATGGAAATAAAGAGACAGCCTCGTCATAGATGTTCCGATAATGTGGGCTGTTTGGAAATGCTGTTATGGATGTTTTTTTCCATCTCAGGGAGATGTAAATCAATCAGAAATTCACTCATGAGTCACTCACTGCAGCAGCCTTAATGCTTTTATACAATGTTTCATTTAAAtttcaataatttgtattttatttgcacAATCTCAATGGTGGTGTAGCAATGTTAAAATGTTAACTGCAGATCTCCAAATTGCAAATTTAGTCAGCTGTCGAAATGTGTGGTCTTTACGTCCTATTTCCTTGCATAGGTCTTGATGCTTCCTTTGCAACCAGTTCTCAGGAGCTGACCATACCTAATGATGTAAGTTGTATGTGATATACATTTTCCACTATTAATGATGTAAGCTTGGGGCACAATCTTTATTGCTGCTCATCTTGCATTTTTGCCATTATTTCAATGTACATTGGGGTACATTTTTTTGCAACCTAGAAAGAAACCGGTTAAAACAGGTttgacatttaattgtattattttttttaaatgaaaacaacgTCTCAGAGTTTTTGACCTCACTGTACATGGATTTGATTTTGGATTATGTGTTTTACTACCCTTGCATGATAACACTTTGTTACTCTGTTGATGTCATCTCTTAAAGATTATGTACTTAAAATTCCAGaggtttttttttcctcaaaaaccatgttaacattttttaaaaatggcaCAACTTTGTTTAGCCAATTTGAATTTGTTCATACACTAAATGCAAAGTGCCTCATTCAGTCtcatatacatttttgtcaggAAAACTACAGATTTACATGACTCTTAATAAGAAATAGCATGTTTGCTTCAGAGGAAAAATCATCTTGCAAAAGCAAAATATTATGCGCAAGAActacatttaaatacacacaGACCTCAATACTCAATAATGACACAAACCTCAATAATGGTGGCAAACAAATCTCATCAAATAAAAAGATGAGCACTTAGAATCTccacacaaaaaacaaataacagtgaTGAAAAAACAAACCAATAACAACAACACAAATGAAGTCAGCAAACAGAAAAGTCATCATATTGCAGTAACTACGTTTGGAGGAATATTGCTTTCTAATGTGTTTACATGTACTGTAATTTAAAGTAATTCATAATTTCTTAGTATCTGTGAATATTTTTATAGTGGGTTTAAAGTTTTCTATTTCAAGATTTTCACTTTCAGCCTCTTTAGACTTCTAATGTCCAGATGTTTTTGGCCCttacccgtctgtctgtctgtctgtctgtcggtcactCAGCTCATAGGCTGCATCATTGGCAGACAGGGCAGTAAGATCAATGAGATTCGGCAGATGTCTGGAGCCCAGATCAAGATTGCGGGGGCCACAGACGGTTCGGCTGTGCGCCACGTCACCATCACAGGTTCCCCAGCCAGCATCAGTGTGGCTCAGTACCTCATCAGTGCTAGGTAAGATATTTCCATCCCTCATTTATCGGAATAGttgagccaaaaatgaaaattctgacattatttaccctcatattgttccaaacccgtatgctgTTAATTTCCTGCGGAACCCTAAAGGAgaattattgtatggaaaagagctgtgtgaagattcttgaaaaatcctccttttgtgttcaatgttaAAAATAACAGCATGCTGGTTTAGAactacatgaggttgagtaaataatcacCGGATTTTCACTTTTAACACAAGGTCTGGGTTAATATGTAGGAATTAGGCCGCAGTCTATTTGGTTTGTTTCAACTCACTTATTTGGCACTCCTTTATCAATTCTCATCCAGGCATGTTATACCCTTATTTTCATTCCTTCTTGTAACACATAACATTCCCCAAATTGATTATTCTTTTTTCTATTTCTCTCACCCCCTCATGTCACTGTCTCCTCTTGTTTACGTCCCTTAACCTTTCTATTAACCCACACTTTCCCTCACGTCTTTCCttctccatgtgtgtgtgtgtgtgtgtgtgtgtgtgtgtgtgtgcagtttagAGATGGCTAAACTGAGCATCCAGGCTGcatcctccacctcctccaccaCACCTATCGACTTTGGCCTGGGTTTCTCCCAGTCTGCCCCTTCCTCCTCCACGGCTGTCCTGGCTGCTCCCCCCTCCGCTATTAACATCCACTCCCCCCAGTCTATCTCCTCCTTCCCCAGTGCCCATTACGCCCTGCCTGTCTCCAGCCTGCTTGGCATGAAAACCGTCCCTCTGCTGGCAGTGCACGCAGCCGCTTCCGCGGGCCTCCCGCCCGGCCTCACCCCCTACACCGCAAAGATCCCCACTTCGTCCAGCATCAAACAATCAGAGCGGCACAAGTTTGCCCCGTACTGAGCAGCCGTGGTCTTTAATCTAATGAGTAttcttatatttgtttattatttatccaTGAATAATAAGTAGATTGAAAGTGTTTCTTcctggcctctctctctctctttttaatgtCTCTGTGCAATATTTTGCAAACAAATAGCAAAAGTTATAGTGAGTGAATGACAAGATTAATCGCTCTTTATATCGTCTTCCATTTTGTTTGCCATTTCATTTGGAAGTGTTGAGATATCCATCTCTCACCATCTAATTTATTTGACACTGCTACTTATGTTCACGGAAAGCCAAAGCCAACAGTAATTTGATTTATTGGTAATATGCAGCTCATGGGGAAGGTCTGTGTCTGTACGTGTGATtttatttgttagttttttgtTTATCTTGGTGTGATTTTATTGTGCTGATTAGAACAGGCTGCCATCTTTGTTATTGTATCTGAATAAGAAAGTAATTTCAAAGAGAGTGTGATGCTCTGTGTCTCATATTGATGTTGTTAATCAGACCTTCTAACTTAAAgatattgttcacccaaaaatgaaaattctctcatcatttactcaccctcatgccatccaagatgtgtatgacagtctttcttcagcagaacacaactgaagatttttagaagaatatctcagccctgtaggtccatataacGCAAGTCAATGTAGTccaaaagcaccaaaaagcacataaaggcagcataaaagcaatccatacgactccagtggataaatcgaTATCTTCTGacgcgatatgataagtgtgggtgagaaacagatcaatattccaaatgtactttttataacttgaaatctccactttcaccttcttcttcttcttcttctatttATGGTAATTCaaatatttgtgcatattgccaccaattgggcaggaaggagaatttatagtgaaaaggacttaaatattgatctttgaagatcacatgaccagctgaacactacttgcttaatctcagtaactgctctgatattggacactttcattcatggattaaattaatccaggTTTACTGTGCATAGTTAATTTCAACAATGGAATTggcaactgaaaactactgtgtttgaatgattcagcctccaggccactaggtgtcagtgtaagtcaatgTAATTTACTTcaacatacttaaaaaaattactgagtgcacctttaaccactggaatctaatggattacatttatgctgcctttatgtgcattttggagcttcattgTTCCaaccaacattcacttgcattgtttggacctacagatctgaaatattcttctaaaaatcttcatttgtgttctgcagaagaaggaaactcatacacatctggtatgggatgagggtgaataaatgatgagagacttttcatttctgggtgaactatccttttaacaacAGAACATATATCTAGAGGTCTCCTGAAAGtcgattttgccgataccgataactaaggtggcggAAATGGCTGATAATTGATTAATTAGCCAAaagttacaaaacattttttacttaatgttatttattacatttttcctTATTGTGACAGGCACAGAAAGAGGCAActagagtccaaaatgaataaaatcccagatgctgtttattgcaaccaaaatcccaataataaccaggaaaaaaatgaagatttggtgtaTAACACAGGACTTTTATGCAGCAAAAACTATCGGCGaactattttgtgtatttttaccaATAAAGGATAGTTCCAAAAGCAGTGTTGCTGATTAATCGGTCAACCTCAACATGCAGTACATCAATATACTTTTTTCAAGTACCTTCTTAAAAATGACCTAATTAATACTGCAGAGAAAGTTAAAGGTGACGTGTATTATTTATCTGTGTATTgactagcgtcaccaaacagaattgcaaaaataattatcattCTTAAATTGATTTCCCAAAAACATGCCATTGTTTGAGTCAACACTGGTTTGTTGGGTTGGTCGAGgggctcaaacaaacagagcaatgttttgatagtgccacacaGCCGCAGTTTTTACACTATTCAGAGGAATCAACcctttaaaaataacttaatgATAGACAACTCTGCATATTATGTAAGCCAtgacaggagaaagtattttaacagctaaaaaattacacacttcagctttaaaacataAAGACATGAAGGCAAGATGGCATATCTTGGTAGGCCTACACATTTTGTGATTCTAACATTTCCATCCTGCTGTTTTAGAACATGCCTTCTTTAGTTGTTAGCTATAATACCATGCAATGCATGTGACTGTTGACACTTTTATGCTGATGTAAAACaatatcaaatattatttatttgttttgtttctttcagCTTAAATGATGACACTGTAAAACTGTGACCCACATATGCAGTAGAGCCATGCTTCTCATGCCCAGCAGGGCTTATATCAGGGGTATTActgtttttaacaataatttaatctGTTATTCTAAATCTGATTGTGTGTTTTTCTCCTAGGCTGTCCTCAGTGATAGCAAGTCTGAGGCCACTGTAGTGCATCCTTTATATCTTATCATTAATCTCTCATTGGATTACCCTAAAGACATAGTGGACTCTTATGGACTTAAATACTACTCAAGATTCCCTGGCTACAcaatgatatttttttaaagtattttttaatcTTGTAATAATCAGATATGCTGTAACtagttttttatgtttcaaccTCCAATGCAAGacatgtatttgtgtttgtttttagattGCTTTTTGAAGTACTGGTATGCATTTAGCTGTTAATATGACAATCAATGTGCTTTTATTAATTGCTTTACAAAAGTAGAACTTAAAAGTAATTCTTTAATTAAATGATACCAGCTATTTATTAGTACACAGAGGGTCTTGTAGATTCATTTTGAATACAAAGACTACTTCGGAATACTGCTATTGTcttaaaagaaaaaggaaattGCATTTATGAAACATGAGGAAATTCGATATTTCAAACTTTCCATACCTTGCATTTCAGTGCCGACCTATTGTGATTGAAGTGAAAGGTCAGAGCAAACTAGGAGTTTTTATAGTGCTGCAAATGCATATCTGCATCTCTGTGGGTCGTTCAATAATACATGCCGTACTTAAAACTGGGTTATTTTGGTTAAAGTAAGCTTGCCTCTAAGAACCACAAAGAGCACATGGCCCTGGTTTATTAGTTTACATTGTCTCAGAGAATCATATTTATTTCAGAAAGCTTATTTTGTCCTGCTTATCTCCCATTTGTTTCTGATGGATGTTTGCTGTTTTGTAAATGTCATCAGTACATCACTGACTTTGGCTGTGAAGGACAGACATTTTGACAAGCTGAATACAATTCATCTAATTTAGCTCCAGAGCATACCATTCCCATCGGATCCGGGATACCGCTTAAACGAACAATGCATCAGTGCCACTGACTTTTATGTAAGCAGCATTCATATTCATAACATAAGCCTCCATAAAATAGCCATCACATCTGCTAAGGCTAAGGCTTTCAAATACAAAACGGCATGTTTTTCACATGCATTCACAATTTCTCAGGCAAGATGCATTATCATAAGTGCTTTAACTTTACCATTCATTCATGTTTTAGACGGCCTTCTTTCAGTGGGCTTCATTTCACTGTGCTATAAAAAAGACCTCAAAGAATATTAATAGTTTGTCTGAACTTTTTTACACTCAAGCTGGAAATGTCCATGGAGACATCAGACAACAAACTTTGTTGCACTGGCAAAAAAAACAGAACGAACTTTGTGTCACCCTTGGAAGCAAAACTACCTTTTCACAGGTACTGTTGGGACAGGTTTTCTCACAGGTTGCTCAATCATGCATGCACTCAAAGTGAACCATTACcacactgtcactcactgcaTGTGGAGCCCTTGTCCTTCTCCTTAAGGAGTGGCAGCCCCATTCAACATcatcaataaaataatttctggTTTCAGAAAAACACTCTCACTCTTAGACTTTTTGCAAAGCTATGAAAATGACCTTAACCCTTCCTTCTCAAAGATctaaatcatgtctgcatgctattgGATCCAAGCATCGCTGGATTGGATCAATTCTTAATGGGTATGGAAATGTAATGTCAGAAGAGGAGCTCCTCTCCTCTACATGGAGGAGGGTCATCATAAGTGCCAACAGCCTGtgctgttgtgaaatgtaatgttGTGGACATCACGGCCTGCCTCTTTGTTAATGTTGAATTAATGATTTTCCCCTCTCACCCCATCAAAAGAAGATGATGGAAATGGCTTCGACCAACCCTGAATAATCAATTATATTAATGCAAGCCTTTGGTTATGAAGAGCATTTCTTTAAAAGGATGTAATAATCTGGCCTCGAGCACCACAAtacttttgtgtgtatgtttgtgtgtgtgtgtgtgtgtgtgtgtgtgtgtgtgtgtgtgtgtgtgtgtgtgtattgcaagAGTTTTCCAATTTCACTCTGTTCCACTCACAAGTTAGGACAGATAccattaggggctgttcacaccaaatgcatttGTTTGCCTCTGTCTGCTCAGTTTTTCAATTGCTTTCCTATGTTAACATGTAATAGATGGAGGTATTTGACCGCTGTGCAGTgtctgttttttcagtgtctcacacAGGAGCACCGTGTTTTTCAgaggctgtgtcaagttaaatgaaaGTTCtcagttaacagcatttgtggctttatGTTGATttatacacgctcacacacacacactcacacacacacacacacacacacacacacacacacatgttgtgtttccatgttttatggggactttccatagacataatggttttatactgtacaaactttatattctatcccctaaacctaaccctacccctaaacctaaccctcacagaaaactttctgcatttttacattttcaaaaaacataattttgtatgatttataagctgttttcctcatggggaccgacaaaatgtccccacaaggtcaaaaatttcgggttttactatccttatggggacatttggtccccacaaagtgataaatacacgctcacacacacacacacacacacacacacacacacacacacacacacacaaactattaaACTCATcccccatttatttaaaaaaaggaccaaaatttacatttaaagtaagccacttacaatagaagtgaatggggcaagcccaaaaaaagtaaaaatacaaacgtttaaaaaatatagccacaagatgaaaACTTTAtagatgttaacatgatttttgtgtggtaTGTTCGCTtattaaccttatctgtgtaaaattaAACCCATataacaactttgttgccacTACAACAAAACCTCGGTATTGGATAACTTAACACAGATAAggttattttcacatttttccacaccaaaatcatgtcaacactaataatgtttacatcttgtagttATACTTTAGAAAATATCTATTTTAGCCTTTATGGAGTagcccaattcactttcattataagtcACTTATTCTGACCACTTCTATTTAAAggtccactttaaaaaaaaaattactcctaaagaaattaattttgaaacatatttataaaatcatgagcactcatatGAGATGAAGATTCTGGTCATGTCAGCAAccttataaaaactgttttattgtaCATAGAGAGGTTCCCCTCATGggtctgccatgttagaatcacataaac is a window of Xyrauchen texanus isolate HMW12.3.18 chromosome 24, RBS_HiC_50CHRs, whole genome shotgun sequence DNA encoding:
- the zgc:110045 gene encoding poly(rC)-binding protein 3 isoform X1 — its product is MNMYERQGGGSEGGLNVTLTIRLLMHGKEVGSIIGKKGETVKKMREESGARINISDGSSPERIVTITGASEVIFKAFAMIAEKFEEDIMASMINSTVTSRPPVTLRLVFPASQCGSLIGKGGSKIKEIRESTGAQVQVAGDLLPDSTERAVTISGTPHAITQCVKNICTVMLESPPKGATIPYRPKPSAGGSHTVLAQQHAAPAFTIPGQFAIPPQDLTKLHQLAMQHIPFTSLGQSNPTFPGLDASFATSSQELTIPNDLIGCIIGRQGSKINEIRQMSGAQIKIAGATDGSAVRHVTITGSPASISVAQYLISASLEMAKLSIQAASSTSSTTPIDFGLGFSQSAPSSSTAVLAAPPSAINIHSPQSISSFPSAHYALPVSSLLGMKTVPLLAVHAAASAGLPPGLTPYTAKIPTSSSIKQSERHKFAPY